The nucleotide window TCAAGAACGGTTACAACAACAGGCCCTGAGATCATGAAATCCACGAGGTCCTTGAAGAAAGGTCTCTCAGCGTGGATCGCATAAAATGCTTCTGCATCCACTCTTGAAAGTCTTGTTTTCTTTGTAGCTGCAATTCTAAGTCCAGCTGCTTCAAATCTAGCAAGTATCTGTCCTACGACGTTCTTTGCTACTGCATCCGGTTTGATGATTGATAATGTCTGTTCCATACTTCATTCCTAAGCGATAATTTACTTTTATAGACCTGCTACTAAAGTATTAGGGCGGGATTATACTGAAAAATGGTTTAAAGATTTATTAAAATAAGATAAATTGGAGTGTTTGAAAGCTTCTCTGCATCAAAAGTACTTTTAATGTGTCAAGATACACATCTTATTGCCGGCAGAAGATATCTGCCGAGCTGAGGTGGAACGAATCAGTCTTCGATGACCGGCTCGCCTTTTGCACCTCTGTTTTCTGCTACAGGCATACCTTCTACAGTGTCACCCCACTGGATACATCCTTCTGTTGGACATGCTTCAGCACAAGCCGGGACATCGTGATAACCAACACACTCGACACATTTGTCTTCATATACGTAATAGATCTCTTCACCTGTTGGGTTATCATCCTCATCTACGATCGCTTCTACCGGACATTCGTCAATACAAGCTGCACAGTTGATACAAGTATCTGTAATAATTACTGCCATATATTTCTCCTTTAATTGAATATGCTCAAACTATATCAAAAGATTTTTAAGAAATCCTTTAATATTTTAATAATTTGCAGAATTCTCTCTTTTCTACAGAAAACCCCACACAGCAGGAATTTTCTAATTGATAATGACTATATTTATAGTCCCAAAAATGCTTTGATCTCTTCGGCTTTGTCTGTTCTTTCCCAGGTGAATCCCATATCTTCTCTGCCGAAGTGGCCATACGCCGCAGTCTTCTTGTAAATAGGCTTGAGAAGATCAAGGGAATCGATGATCCCCTTGGGTGTAAGATCGAAGAGAGACTCTACGCAGGCTACGATCTTTTCTTCATCCACATGCGCCGTTCCGTGGGTATCCACATAGATGGAGACCGGTTTTGCCACACCGATGGCATAGGCCACCTGCAGCGTCGCTTTGTCGCAGGCACCTGCAGCGACCAGGTTCTTGGCGACATAGCGTGCCGCATAGGCAGCCGAACGGTCCACTTTTGTCGGGTCTTTCCCGGAGAATGCACCTCCGCCGTGAGGACAGCTTCCTCCGTAGGTATCGACGATGATCTTTCGTCCTGTCAAACCTGCATCTCCCTGAGGACCGCCGATCACGAAGCGACCGGTCGGATTGATATGGTAGGTAATGTCCGAAATATCGATATCATACGTCGCCAACACCGGATCGATCACCTCTTCGCGTACCGCTTTTTGTACCTGTTCAAGAGATACAGTTTCATGATGCTGTGTAGAAACAACGATCGTATCGATTGCGACCGGTATGCCGTCCATATACTTTACAGAGACCTGGGCTTTGCCGTCAGGACGAAGGAAAGGTACTGTGCCGTTCTTACGGACTTCTGCCAGTTTTGAAGTAATATGGTGTGCCAGAGAGATCGGCAGAGGCATCAGCTCTTTGGTCTCTCTACAGGCATATCCGAACATCAGTCCCTGGTCTCCCGCACCGATCTCTCCGCCTTCCTGATCTACCCCTGCATTGATATCGGGTGACTGTTCACCGATCCCGTTGAGTACACCTGCACTTCTGTAGTCAAATCCGTACGCCGCATCGGTATATCCGATCTCACGTACAACCTCTCTTGCAATCTCTTGCATCGGTGCATAAGCCGTTGTTTTCAACTCTCCTGCAATAACACAAAAACCGTTGCTCAGTAACGTCTCGCAGGCAACTCTTGCCTTGGGATCTTTTTCGATGATGTAATCGAGGATCGCATCAGAGATCTGGTCAGCCATCTTGTCCGGATGACCTTCCGTTACCGATTCACTTGTAAAAATGTATTCGTTAGCCATTTTTTTATTCCTTGGATATAAGTTCGTCCACTGTCACTGAACTTAAGAAAAAGATACAGAATCTCTTTGTTAAATTCAATAATAAAAGGTCGGTGAACCGACCCTACACTATTTTTTAATTTTTAATTTTTCACCGATCGTCTGGGCAATCTGTTCAGGCAATAGGCCAAGGCTCTCTTCTACCAGTTTCGTATTGCCGTGTGTAATGAATGCATCATCATACTCAAAAGAGGTTAACGCAATATCCTGCATACCTGACTGGCTCAAAAATTCAAGAATGGCGGAACCTACGCCACCCTGCTTTGCAGAATCGGAGAAGATGAACCACTTTTTGTACTTCCTGGCCAGCATCGTCAGCATCTCTTCATCCAGAGGTTTGACAAAACGAAGATCAAGGATCGCGACTTTGGTACCTGAGCCTGTCGAAGGTTTATCAGCTGTTCCCTGAGCTTTCGGTACCTGAGCCTGTCGAAGGTGTTGAAGGGCAAGGATCTCTGCGGTCTTCTGTGCTCTTCCTACACCGTTCCCGTATCCGATAAAGAGAATATCTGTATCACCTTCCTGCAACAGTTCAGACCTGCCCAGTTCAAATGCCGGTGCAGGACAGTCATCTGCCATGAAAGCACCTCTTGGATAACGGAATGCACAGGGGCGGTCATACGCTTTGGCAAATGCCATGGCAAGCTTCATCGTCGTTTCATTATAAGGAGCCAGCAGTGTCATGTTCGGGATAGCCCGCAGGTAGGAGATATCAAAGGCTCCCTGATGCGTCTCTCCATCCTCACCCACGATACCGGCACGGTCCAGTGCGAAAGCCACACCCAGATCCATCAGGCAAATATCGTGTATCACCTGATCATACCCTCTTTGCAAAAAGGTCGAGTAGATCGTACAGAACGGTTTGAACCCCTCTTTTGCCAACGGCCCCATGGAAGTGACCGCATGCTGTTCCGCGATGGCGACATCCCAGAAACGTTCAGGATACTTCTCTATGGCCGCACTCATTCCTGTACCGCTTGGCATAGCCGCTGTCACACCTACGACCTTCTCATCCTCTTCAGCCATTGCCAGCAGTGTCTCAGAGAAGATCGCCGTAGCCGCCTTGGGGCCGCTTTTCTTGGCAGATTCCCCTGTCTTGAGATCGAATGCACTGACACCATGCCAATGCTCTTTGGTACCTTCGGCGATCTCATACCCTTTTCCTTTGGTCGTCTGGGCATGAATGATGACCGGTTTACCAAAGGCTTTGGCAACCTCCATCGTTTCGATAAGCGATTCGATATCGTGTCCGTCCACCGGGCCGATATACTCTATACCCATCTCTTCAAAAAGAATACCCGGTGTAATCAGCTTGAACGACTCCTCGAAGCGTTTTGCCATATAGGTTGCACCTTCGGGAAAATGGTCAAGCACTTTTTCCACTTTCCCTTTGAATTTCTGGTAAAAAGAACCTGCCATGGTCTGTGAAAGCAGTTTGGAGATCGCCCCGATAGGCTTGGCGATGCTCATCTCATTGTCATTGAGAATGATCACGACGGGGTATTTTCTGTCCCCCAGTTCATTGAGTGCTTCATAGACCATCCCCGCACTCATACTGCCGTCGCCGATAAAGGCTACGGGAATACGCTCCTCCCCTTTGAGTGCGATCGCCTTTGCCGCACCGACCGCCAGGGAGATGGAAGTCGAAGAGTGACCGGCAACATAATAGTCGTAAGGAGATTCACTCGGTTTGGTATAGCCCGAAAGTCCGCCGAACTGACGAAGCGTATCGAACTGCTCCCATCTGTCGGTCAACAGCTTGTGTGCATAGGCCTGATGGCTCACGTCGAAGATGAACGGGTCTTTCCTGACGTCAAAGACCCTGTGCATGGCAACGATCAGGTCCACTGCACCCATGGTCGAACTGAGGTGCCCCCCGTTCCTGCTGACAGTGGTGAGGATCTTCTCTCTGATCTTTTCAGCCAGAGCATTGAGTTCCTCTAAACTGTATGTGCTGATATCTGTCATTTTATCTCTTTTTTCATATAGGCATTCATAAGTTTCTTGGCAAAGGAAATCTTGGAATCATCATAAGACAATCCCAGTGCCTCCGCCATCTCTCTGATCTCTCTCTTGCTTACGCTTTTGACTGTTCTGTTTTGGACATCATCTACGATGAACTGCCTGAGGTCGAGTGGTTTTACTTCCACCTCATTGGCACTTACCACCTCCACTTTTTTCAAGAGATGACCTCGGAGAAGTGTTTGAAAAGAACATCGTTCTGTGCTGCCGTACCGATCGTGATACGTACGCCGTTCATCCCGTAAGAAGCAAGGTTGCGGATAATGACACCCCGTCTGAGCAGTGCATCTGACACCTCTGTCGAATCGAGCGTGTCACCGAAAAGATAGGTGATGAAATTGGTATAACTGTCAATATATTCAAAACCATGCTCTTTTGCAAAATCCTCATAGCGCTTGATCTGCTCCTGATGCAGGGCGATCGATTTTGCAACAAATGCTTCATCTTTTGCCGCTTCTATCGCCGCTGCCAGGGAAAGGGTGGAGATATTAAACGGCGGGCGCATCTTGTAAAGCGCTTTGATCAGTTCAGGCTGTGCGATCCCGTACCCTACACGCATACCACCAAGACCGTAGGCCTTTGAGAAGGTTCCCAGATAGATGACATTCTCGTATCCCAAAAGCTCCTTGGGAGTAATGGCATACTTATCATCTTTGGCAGAAGCATACTCCATATAGGCACCATCCACAACGATCAAAGTATCATTACCGACCTCTTCGATGATCTCAAGTACTTCCTCTCTGCTCGTGGCATCACCTGTCGGATTGTTCGGGGTACAGATATAGATGATTTTGGGCTTATGCATATGGTAGGCTTCCATGAATTCATCATACCTGTGTTCCCAGCTGGCAGTACGGACTATCTTCGCACCCATCTGTTTGGCATAGATCTCATACATCGCGAAGGTCACGGCAGACATCAGTACGGAACTCTTCTCATCCAACAGTGCTCTCGAGATGAACTCCAATACCTGATCCGACCCTGCACCGATAATGATATTCTCATCACCCACATCGAACTTTCCGCTCAATGCCGCTTTGAGTTCGAACATGCTGTCATCCGGGTAAAGGTGCGCCTTGTCGGCATTGGCCCTGATCACCTCAGCGACTTTGGGAGAGGTACCGATAGGGTTTTCATTGGAAGCGAGCTTCACCACATTCTCAGGGGCAATACCGAATTCACGCACCACCAGCTCGATCGGTTTTCCCGCTTCATAGGTCTGAATACCTTCAAGTACTTTATTAAATTTCATTTCAACCTCTTCTTTTGGTGGGCTAAAGCCCGCCCTCCATTAATAAAAGCTTTCCGGAAGGAAAGCATGCAAAAACTATTCATTCTTCACTGTTCACTTCTAAAAATGCCACACGCATTTTTAGATGTCGTCCCGCTCTTTGACGTAAGAGCCCAGCACTTTTATCTCATCTTTGTGTTTTGCCAATATCTCTGCTATATCCCTGTCATCCTTATGTCCGTTGAACTCCAGGAAAAAGACCGATTTTCCTTCTACGATATGGGATTTGATCTTGGTCAGGTTCACTTTTGCTTTTTCAAAGTCGTTCAGGAAATCGACCAATGCACCCGGCTTGTTGGCAAGCTTCACCAGGATCGATGTCTTGTCCTCACCCGATGGCTGATTCTCGAAGTTCGACACCACAAAGAAACGTGTTCTGTTGTTCGTATCATCCTCCACATTCTCGAAGAGGATCGGCAGATTGTACATCTTCGCAGCAACAGAAGGACAGAGCGCTGCTGCATGTTCATCTTCGGCTGCAAGCTTTGCCGCTTTGGCAGTGGACTCGACAGGAACATGTTCAATCTCATCGAGTCCCAGATCCTGCAGGAATTTCCTGCACTGTCCAAAAGCGATATCCTTGGAGTAGATCTTTGTGATCTTCTTGATATCCTCACTCAGTGTGGCAAAACAGAGATGTACATCGATCACCACTTCGGCGATGATTTTGAGATCATATTCATCCAGACAGTTGATCGTATCGGTGACGATCCCGTTGGAGCTGTTTTCTATGGGAACCACACCGAATTTGGCCGTACCCTTTGCCACTTCCCTGAAAACACCCGGAATAGAGCTGATAGGAATGTAGGTACTCAATGCACCGAACTTGCTTTCGGCTGCCTGATGGGTAAAACTGGCTTCCGGTCCCAGAAATGCCACCGCTTCAGGCAGTTCAAGATTCCGTGCCACAGCGAACATCTCCAGGAACAGCGCATCGATAGCCCCATCGGTCAGTTTGCCGTCATTTTGGGACTTGAGTCTGTTGAGTATGGCCTGTTCACGTTCAGGACGGTAAATAGGTGCCCCTGTGGTATTCTTCAGTTCACCCACCTTGTGTACAAGGTCCATACGTTCATTATAGAGCTTCAGAAGTGTATCATCGATCTTGTCTATCTTTTCTCTGAGTTCATCTAGTGTCATTGGCTCTCCCGTCTGCTTTTTATTACTTGTCCGTCTGAAGGAATTCTATCTCCAAACGTATCTGGTCCTCATACGTCTCACGTCTTCGGATCAGTCTGTCCTTGCCCGCTTCCAATGCGACCTCTGCAGGTTTGGGACGCGTATTGTAATTGCTTGCCATCGTGAATCCGTAGGCACCTGCCGAATGCACCACAATGAGGTCATTATGCTTCAATGGCGGAAGCGGTACATTTTTTCCAAAGAAATCCCCGCTTTCGCATACGGGGCCGACCACGTCGGCCAAGGTCTTTTCACCCTCTACCATCACAGCTTCGATACGGTGGTAGGCATCATACAAACTTGGTCTGATAAGGTCGTTCATTCCGCCATCCACGATAACGAAACGTTTGCCGTCATTGATCTTTTCATACAGCACAGAGGTAAAGAATGCCCCGGCATTGGCCACCATGTAACGGCCAGGCTCGCACAGCAGTGTCACATCCAGCCCTTTGACCGCTTCAAAGATCGCAGCCGCATAGTCATGTGCCGAGATCGTGATCTCGTCACTGTAGACCACACCGATACCACCGCCCACATCAAAAAATTTGATATCGATCTTGATCGCTTTGAGCGAACGTACCAGGTCCGCAACGATCACTGCAGCTTCCCTGATGGGATCCAGCTTGGTCAACTGCGAACCGATATGGAAATGGATCCCTACCGGATTGAGGTGTTCGGACTTATTCGCATAGATATACATGCGTTTTGCCATATCGATCTCGACACCGAACTTGTTCTCATGCAGTCCTGTCGAGATGTACGGATGGGTCTGCGGATCGATATTCGGATTGACACGAATGGAGATACGTGCCTCTTTGCCAAGTTCCCTGGCTACCATTTCTACACGCTTCATCTCCGCTTCACTCTCAAGGTTGATAAGCAGTATGTCTTTCTCCAGTGCCTCACGAATCTCATCATCACGTTTTCCCACACCCGAGAAGATGATCTTGTACTTGTCCACGCCCGCATCAAGTGCACGTCTTACTTCGCCGATACTTACACAGTCCGCTCCTGCACCCATTTTTGCCAAATGTGCTATGACTGAAAGGTTCGAATTGGCTTTGACCGCATAGTTGATCAGCGATTTTTTGCCGGCAAAAGCCTCTTTGAGTGTCGTGTAGCGATTCTCGATATAGTCAAAATCATAAATATAGAGTGGCGTACCGTATTTTTGCGCCAACGCTTTATAATCAATATTCATTTAAACTGTTCCTGCTTCTATCCACGAATTTGCGGATTTTAGAGTGATTTTATCCAAAAATCACTAAGAGCGAGTTATGAGGGGTAACAAAGCACCGTGTCAGCGGCTTTCAGGCTATTCTGCGTTCATCCGTAAAAAAGACATAGATCGCATAGATCCATAAAAGTACAATCGGTACAATGGCTGTCGCTTCCGGAATGAGAACACCGTTCGACCCTATCTGTGCCAGACCGAAGAGAATACCCCAGACAAGGAATGTCGCCCCCAGGGAGAGTGCCACCACGGCTCCGAAATTCATCATTCTGGCATGGAACGGAAGCTTGAAAAAGAGTATGATCACCAAAGCAAGTGCAAAAAGCGGCACAATGACCTTGTCATACATCGTTGCACGTATCTTATCGGAATTGAGGTTTTGGGCCTGAAGCAGTTTCCAGGTGTTATAGGCATCCATGACATTGAGGGCTTTCCCCTCATACAAAGATTCGATGATCTTGGGCTTGTACCCGTGCAGCGTAGCGATACGCTCTTTCTGGTCCACTGAGTAACGGACCAGTTCACCGTTCTTGTAAATATGTGTCTTCACCGTGGCATCCTGGGCGATCCACTCTTCTCCGTTAAAAACTGCGATCGGTGCCTTGATCGTATAGCGTACCTGGTATCCCGCTACCTTGAAGATCGTGATCCCTTCGATCTTCTTCTCAATGGGATCAAGTTTCTTGATGTAAACGAAAGTATCATTGTATTTGAAAAAAACATCATTGACATTATAGGCGTGCAGCTGATTTTCCAGCAGCATATTCGCTTTGTCTTTGGCATAGGAGAACTCTGTCGTATGCAGATAGAGGAAGATGGCATAGGTCAGCGAAGCCACGACGAAAATAGGGAATAGTAGTCTTTTTTTCGTATAGCCGAAAGCATGCAGGGCCCCCATGGTATTGTTCTTGACAAAAGCCAGTTTGGTCATGATTACAGCAAATACGATCGCCAATGGATAAAGCAGGCCCAACGCTTCCTGCCACATATAGAAAATGTAGAGTATCTTGTAGTTCGAAGAGACATCCAATTTCTGCATATGCTGGAAATAGTCGATGGAAGCAAAAGCGAAAGAGAGGCCGAAGAGTATCGCCAAAAGATTTTTGATGTAGTGGTTCGCCAGATAGCGGAAATGCAGAGAAGGGTAGAAGAGGCTCATCCTTCAAGCCCTTCGATCGATTTCAGGCTGTATTTGGATTTGACCTCGTTGAGCTCTTCGCTGAGCAGTGCCTTGCATGCTGCAGCCACATGGCCAATGAGTGTTTCAAGTGATTGTTGTTCCTCTTCGCTGAAATCATGAAGAACATAGTCGGAAACCTGCGATTTATGCTCCGGTTTTCCCACACCGACACGCACGCGGATATACTCTTTTCCTATATGGGCATCAAGCGAGCGCAGCCCGTTATGCCCGCCGTGACCGCCACCTTTTTTAAAACGTACCGCACCGAAAGGCAGGTCTATATCGTCATGGATCACGATGATCTCTCCAAGGTCTATTTTGAAAAAGTGTTTGACCGTTTCAACGGATCTTCCCGAGAGGTTCATGAATGTGGTAGGTTTGAGAAAAAGTGTGTTTGCTACACGGTAGAGCTCGCCCTGGAAGGCGTTTTTGGAGATATTTCTGGCAGCAAGGTCCTCGACAAGCCTGTCGATAACCTTGAAACCGATGTTGTGTCGCGTCTCTTCGTATTTGGTTCCCGGATTCCCTAGGCCTACGAAGAGTGTCATGATTTCTCCTTGACTGAAAGCGACTGACTGATTAAAACAAACCCTGCATCAGTGTAGCGATTTGCTTTGTATGCGTCTTATTATTTAGCCTTGATCACACCACAGACAGCAACATCAGGTCTGTCCATCATTTTACAATCTGTCGGTACTTCAATATCTCTGATGAGAAGAGAGTCGTCTCTGTTAAGCGGCTCAACATTCAGGTCGAACTTTGCAGGCATA belongs to Sulfurovum riftiae and includes:
- the ndk gene encoding nucleoside-diphosphate kinase, which codes for MEQTLSIIKPDAVAKNVVGQILARFEAAGLRIAATKKTRLSRVDAEAFYAIHAERPFFKDLVDFMISGPVVVTVLEGEDAMAKNRELMGATNPAEAEPGTIRADFADSIDANAVHGSDSVENAKIEINFFFAQREIH
- a CDS encoding 4Fe-4S dicluster domain-containing protein encodes the protein MAVIITDTCINCAACIDECPVEAIVDEDDNPTGEEIYYVYEDKCVECVGYHDVPACAEACPTEGCIQWGDTVEGMPVAENRGAKGEPVIED
- the metK gene encoding methionine adenosyltransferase translates to MANEYIFTSESVTEGHPDKMADQISDAILDYIIEKDPKARVACETLLSNGFCVIAGELKTTAYAPMQEIAREVVREIGYTDAAYGFDYRSAGVLNGIGEQSPDINAGVDQEGGEIGAGDQGLMFGYACRETKELMPLPISLAHHITSKLAEVRKNGTVPFLRPDGKAQVSVKYMDGIPVAIDTIVVSTQHHETVSLEQVQKAVREEVIDPVLATYDIDISDITYHINPTGRFVIGGPQGDAGLTGRKIIVDTYGGSCPHGGGAFSGKDPTKVDRSAAYAARYVAKNLVAAGACDKATLQVAYAIGVAKPVSIYVDTHGTAHVDEEKIVACVESLFDLTPKGIIDSLDLLKPIYKKTAAYGHFGREDMGFTWERTDKAEEIKAFLGL
- the dxs gene encoding 1-deoxy-D-xylulose-5-phosphate synthase; this translates as MTDISTYSLEELNALAEKIREKILTTVSRNGGHLSSTMGAVDLIVAMHRVFDVRKDPFIFDVSHQAYAHKLLTDRWEQFDTLRQFGGLSGYTKPSESPYDYYVAGHSSTSISLAVGAAKAIALKGEERIPVAFIGDGSMSAGMVYEALNELGDRKYPVVIILNDNEMSIAKPIGAISKLLSQTMAGSFYQKFKGKVEKVLDHFPEGATYMAKRFEESFKLITPGILFEEMGIEYIGPVDGHDIESLIETMEVAKAFGKPVIIHAQTTKGKGYEIAEGTKEHWHGVSAFDLKTGESAKKSGPKAATAIFSETLLAMAEEDEKVVGVTAAMPSGTGMSAAIEKYPERFWDVAIAEQHAVTSMGPLAKEGFKPFCTIYSTFLQRGYDQVIHDICLMDLGVAFALDRAGIVGEDGETHQGAFDISYLRAIPNMTLLAPYNETTMKLAMAFAKAYDRPCAFRYPRGAFMADDCPAPAFELGRSELLQEGDTDILFIGYGNGVGRAQKTAEILALQHLRQAQVPKAQGTADKPSTGSGTKVAILDLRFVKPLDEEMLTMLARKYKKWFIFSDSAKQGGVGSAILEFLSQSGMQDIALTSFEYDDAFITHGNTKLVEESLGLLPEQIAQTIGEKLKIKK
- the hisC gene encoding histidinol-phosphate transaminase translates to MKFNKVLEGIQTYEAGKPIELVVREFGIAPENVVKLASNENPIGTSPKVAEVIRANADKAHLYPDDSMFELKAALSGKFDVGDENIIIGAGSDQVLEFISRALLDEKSSVLMSAVTFAMYEIYAKQMGAKIVRTASWEHRYDEFMEAYHMHKPKIIYICTPNNPTGDATSREEVLEIIEEVGNDTLIVVDGAYMEYASAKDDKYAITPKELLGYENVIYLGTFSKAYGLGGMRVGYGIAQPELIKALYKMRPPFNISTLSLAAAIEAAKDEAFVAKSIALHQEQIKRYEDFAKEHGFEYIDSYTNFITYLFGDTLDSTEVSDALLRRGVIIRNLASYGMNGVRITIGTAAQNDVLFKHFSEVIS
- the pheA gene encoding chorismate mutase, which encodes MTLDELREKIDKIDDTLLKLYNERMDLVHKVGELKNTTGAPIYRPEREQAILNRLKSQNDGKLTDGAIDALFLEMFAVARNLELPEAVAFLGPEASFTHQAAESKFGALSTYIPISSIPGVFREVAKGTAKFGVVPIENSSNGIVTDTINCLDEYDLKIIAEVVIDVHLCFATLSEDIKKITKIYSKDIAFGQCRKFLQDLGLDEIEHVPVESTAKAAKLAAEDEHAAALCPSVAAKMYNLPILFENVEDDTNNRTRFFVVSNFENQPSGEDKTSILVKLANKPGALVDFLNDFEKAKVNLTKIKSHIVEGKSVFFLEFNGHKDDRDIAEILAKHKDEIKVLGSYVKERDDI
- the lysA gene encoding diaminopimelate decarboxylase; protein product: MNIDYKALAQKYGTPLYIYDFDYIENRYTTLKEAFAGKKSLINYAVKANSNLSVIAHLAKMGAGADCVSIGEVRRALDAGVDKYKIIFSGVGKRDDEIREALEKDILLINLESEAEMKRVEMVARELGKEARISIRVNPNIDPQTHPYISTGLHENKFGVEIDMAKRMYIYANKSEHLNPVGIHFHIGSQLTKLDPIREAAVIVADLVRSLKAIKIDIKFFDVGGGIGVVYSDEITISAHDYAAAIFEAVKGLDVTLLCEPGRYMVANAGAFFTSVLYEKINDGKRFVIVDGGMNDLIRPSLYDAYHRIEAVMVEGEKTLADVVGPVCESGDFFGKNVPLPPLKHNDLIVVHSAGAYGFTMASNYNTRPKPAEVALEAGKDRLIRRRETYEDQIRLEIEFLQTDK
- a CDS encoding LptF/LptG family permease, which translates into the protein MSLFYPSLHFRYLANHYIKNLLAILFGLSFAFASIDYFQHMQKLDVSSNYKILYIFYMWQEALGLLYPLAIVFAVIMTKLAFVKNNTMGALHAFGYTKKRLLFPIFVVASLTYAIFLYLHTTEFSYAKDKANMLLENQLHAYNVNDVFFKYNDTFVYIKKLDPIEKKIEGITIFKVAGYQVRYTIKAPIAVFNGEEWIAQDATVKTHIYKNGELVRYSVDQKERIATLHGYKPKIIESLYEGKALNVMDAYNTWKLLQAQNLNSDKIRATMYDKVIVPLFALALVIILFFKLPFHARMMNFGAVVALSLGATFLVWGILFGLAQIGSNGVLIPEATAIVPIVLLWIYAIYVFFTDERRIA
- the pth gene encoding aminoacyl-tRNA hydrolase; the encoded protein is MTLFVGLGNPGTKYEETRHNIGFKVIDRLVEDLAARNISKNAFQGELYRVANTLFLKPTTFMNLSGRSVETVKHFFKIDLGEIIVIHDDIDLPFGAVRFKKGGGHGGHNGLRSLDAHIGKEYIRVRVGVGKPEHKSQVSDYVLHDFSEEEQQSLETLIGHVAAACKALLSEELNEVKSKYSLKSIEGLEG